One Candidatus Palauibacter scopulicola genomic window, TCATCCGGTACACCGGGGCGATCCGGCGCGACCTGACGCTGGACCCGGACGACCCCAGGTTCCAGGCGTTCGCGGTGGGCTACGGCACGAGCGCCCAGGCGGCCGAGGAGAACGCGACGAGGCTCGACGCCCGCTTCTCGACGTACGCCGACCGAAGCGGGTACGAGGTGCTGGTCGCGGAGAGCTGGGTCGTCAGCGCGGGCGCGGTCCCCGGTGCGGCAAGCGAGCCGGGCACTGCGCGACTCGGCCAACCGGACTCCCGAGTTGGCGGTAGCTCGAGTACCGCCGCGCCCCCCTCGGTCGACCTTGAGACGTGCGCCGGCAAACCCGTGGGCTCGGAGTGCTGGATGGAAGTGGCCAACCAGCCCGGGTGCCATCTCTGGAACGAGGGTCTCCACACGGGCGCAACGGTCACATGGAGCGGCGAGTGCTTTGCCGGCTATGCGCAAGGAACGGGAACGGTTCATTGGCGCTACGACGATGGACAACAGACTGCGCAAGGTGCCTACATCGACGGCAAGGGGCACGGTAACTGGGTCATTCGGTTCTCGGACGGCGACGTGGCTGAAGGATCCTACGTCATCGGTGAGTGGCAGGGCATCTGGACGTGGTGGTTTTCGAACGGAAACGTCAAAGAATCTCCATATGTGAACGACGAGCTGAGTGGGAGGGCAATCGAGTGCGCCCGTGACTTGGGCGACGTCATCGCCTGGATCATTTCGTACATCGAGGGTGAGGAGAGTTCTACGGAGACGATCGGTCTCCGCCACCCGGAGGCGCCGACCGTAAGAGCCCGATGCTCCGTCCTCCTGAACAAGCCGAGGCCGTGGCCGTGAACGCGGCCCGGCCCCGTGCACGAAGTGGCGGGAGCTGTCGGAGAGACCGGGGCGATACACCATCGCAGCCAGTTCGCGCGAGGGTGGGATCCCCCGCCGCAGGGTACAGTTGGATCATGCCTTGGCACCGCCGGGCCCGTAGGCCCTCGTCGTTGGTTTGTTCGATCTCTAATGGTCCGACACACACCACCGCACCAGGTGCACGCCGATCCCTGTTTGCACCATTCTGTTGCTCCAACTCCCGACACCGCTTGCTCGTCGTGCGACGGCATGGACTTCAACCTGCTACAACGGAACGAGTGTACTATGTCTAAACTCGCTGTGGGCGGCATCGCTTCGGCGCTGGTTCAACACGGAGCGAAGGCGCTGCGGGATCCCACCCTCCCAATCACACTCGTAGAAGGGTCTCTCGAAGAGGAAATACCGATTGCCCATGATGACTCCATGTTCACAGTTAGGGGGCAGGCCAACATTGCTGTGTTCAATTCGCCCAGTGATGCGGATCCCGCCGGCCTGTTCGGGCCACCTCTGGCCCCAGTAACTCCGGCAGACGATCCCTCTGTCGCGGAAAGAGTTGATGACTTCAGAGTCCGACCGCCGATCACCTTCGCGGCGGACTCTGCGTGGCTGGTGTACCGCACCAGTGCCGACATGAAGGTCACCGGCAGTTTCGAAGCCCGCGATTTCGGAGTCGCAAGCACCGGGAAGGCCAATATGTCGGTGATCTTCCACGATTACCGGTGTCACAAGGCTTCAGAGAGCGTTCTCGAAGCGCTAGCCGGGGACATCCTCGGAGCCCGTTTCGTCCTGTGTGAATCGGACATCCGGTTACTTGGCGAGGGAGACGCGCTTGCGATGGAAGTGACCGGGACCCTGAGTGGATCGGTCAGCCTCGAGTGGTCGGATGTCCTGACGAGTCATATCGGCATACTCAGCAAGTTCCTGAAAGACGGGGAGGACTTCGGCGTCGATCTCCGGACGAGCCTACGCGCTCAATGCGCTTTCAGTATCCGAGATCATTTTCTGATAGTGTTCACGCGAGTAGGCGAAAAAGAGATCGCGCTTAGGATAAGCAAGTCGGCACGCGAAGAACGGACGGCAGATGTCGCTGCAGGAGTGGTCGTAGGATTCGCCAATGACGAGCAGGTGGAGGAAGTAGGAAAGGCGCTACTGGAAGGTCTTCTCGGAATGGGCCTAGAGCAGATCGAGGGGCTCCTTAAGGCTCCCTCGCTGGAAGCGCTGAACGAGGGAGACCGGCAGATCGTCGAACGGCTCCTGGCTCGGTTGAGGCTCGAGGACGCCCAAGAGCGGGTGGCGGCTCTCGCGAAGCGTATCGAGGAACTGAAGTCCGAGACGATCGATACCGTCAGGAAGGCCGCCCAAGAGAAGGTCAAGTTTGCAATCGATTTCGAATACAGCCGGATCGAGACCAACGATACGGTGCTGGAAGCGTCGATCGATCTGGCCGGACGACAGGAGCAGTTCTCGAGTTTCCACAGGGCGGCACTGACCCTGAGCTTTGACTCCATCCTGAAGCTGGGTCCGGCTCACGGCGTGACGATCCACCGTTTCCTCAGACAAGAGACGACGAAGGTCAAGAAGTCTTGGGGCGTGTCGTTGAGCCTGGGCGACGTGTTTGCGATGGGGGGGAAGAGCTGGAACGTTCGGGAAAGGAAGTTGACGACGCGACGGGACCATGCACACATAGCCAGCCGCTACTGTTTCCTAGCCGTTAACGGATACACGGGGCAGTGGGGCGACGACACATATGAGTGGAAGACGACGCTGGCTGCAAAGTCCCGTAGTTGGACCGACGGCATGAATCCTCCAGCTGCATCCCTCGACTATTCTCTGCACCTGCTCATGCAGTATCATGAGGCGGTGGCTTCCGGGCGGGACATCGGGCGACTTGTCGATTTGGGAGTTCTGTGGGGCATGGTGCCTGTCGACGGCACGGGAGACGCGAGAAAACGCCTTGCGGGCACAGTTAAAGGTCGACGCGACGTGGAATTCTCTTTTCATGTGACGCTGGACGATTCCGCGTTCAGACTTCTGCTCAAACTCCTTGCCGCAGGCGACGCACGGAGTTTCGGCTTCGCCCTTGGTCGGGCTGTTCCATGGTCAAATGAGAGCGGACGATCTGATCCTCGCGTTCGACAGGCCTTGTATGGCGAACTGTGGCAGGAATATCTGCAAGACCCAGGGATGTCTGCACGGACCCTTGCCAACAAGGCCTACGCAACCGTCAAGGGGTACCGACGGTCGGGAAGCGCCGGACGCTTGAGCCGCTTGGAACGTGACGAACTCGCGGGACTCGCCGGCGCCGAGCGCCAGATGAAGCATTGGTGGACGGTGGGCGAGCTGGCAAGAATTAATCCTGGCACACAAAGGCGCTGGTCAAAAATGGTTCGCGGCGCGGAACGACTGGATCAGGCTATCTCGCGTGGGGGATCGCATGAGGAAGTTGAGGCAGCGACCGACCTGATGTGCAAAGGATGGGAACACGCATTTCATCTGCGGGCGCTTGGTGCCTACCTGATTTCGACATTTCGACCGCATGCGAGTCTGTGGACAGCCGTGAACCGTACGCTGCGCGTGGAATGCCCGGACGGTGACGAACACGTGACGCTCAACCTCAGTTCCTCGTGATGTCCGGCAAGATGTACAAGTATGGTATTCACGCGACCCGCGGCTTCGCCGAGGTCAGCGCTTCAGGCTACCGTCTTCACCTCTTTTCCGGTTGACTTCTTCCGGCTGCGGGGCTTCCGGATTCCGGTCTTGAAGACCTGATACGGCGTTCTCCCGTCCATGCCGCGGCTGCGGTGCGGCCGGTTCCGGTGGTAGGTCTCGAGGTAGGCGTCCAGATCCGCGTGCATCTTCTCGACGGACTCGTACCAGGTCGTTCGCCCGTTCACCTTGAGGTGCTCGTCCAGGAGCGTGGGGTGGAAGCGCTCCATGAACCTGTTCGTCGCTCAGGATCGTCTCGATCTTCACAAAGAAGGGCAGCACGTGGTCGTTCAGGACCTCGACCCCCAACAGCTGGACACCAGACCTCCGGGTTGTTGTCCCGCGCCCGGAGGTCAAGCGGGGACGCTCCCGCAGCCTACGTACGACGGCCCACACGTCTTCGGCCACGGTCAGCACTTCGGCGACTTCACTCACCCTCGGTCCGGCCTCTTCCCCGTGCCTCGCAGCTTCGCCACCTGACTAAGGAGATCGAACCAGAACGGAGCGCCAAGCGACACCGCTGCCGCAGTGAAGAGCCACCCGAAAACATGGCTAATCCAAGTCGACGCATCCCAATCCTGCACGTCATCCCGCACGCGGAACGGATCTTCGTCCTCCCACCCTAGCGGAAAGGACTGGAGAATCGCGTCCGCGACCTGCACGGAGTCCGCGCTCGCGGTGCCGGCCGCGGCAACCGCCTTTTGGGCGATCTCATACCGGAGCGCGTCATCCCGCCAGAGGTCCTGCACGACGTGCACGGTGCTCGCGTTCGCCGACACGGCCACGACGGCGCCGATCGCGAAGATGATCAGTTGCGTCTGCCGGCGATACCAACCCGACACCCGGTTCATCCCCTCGTCAAACCACCCGGCGACCTGGCGCCGCAGGTCGTCCACCTTCTCCGCGCCCAGGTGGGTCATCGCCCGGAGAGGCGCCTTGAGCTCCGAGTCGTCTTCGACCCGATCCACCAACTCGGCCGCCTTGTCCTCCATGGTCACCACGAGATTGCCGTCCTCATCCTGCGCGAGCAGGTCCACCAGCGCCGAGGCGAAGGTGTCGCTTCCGATGTACGACGGCATCTTCTTGCCCTTCGCCAGCGTGTTGACCAGCGGGTGTCCGTAGAGCCGCTCGCCGTAATCGTTGCCGATCAGGGTTCCGATCCCCTTCCGGAGGTTCTTCGCCCGCAGCGAGAACAGGGTGGAAACCCACTCCTTGACGACCGAGGCGACGAGGCTCAGCACGCTGTAGAGCAGCATGAGGCCGAGGGCCACGTCGACTACTGGATGATCGAGCACTGCGCCTCCTTCTCCCTCTTCATTCCGCGTCCGGTCCACCGACCGCCGCCAGCCCACAAGGTAGGTACCCCCGCCCATATCGGCTGGCACGAATCGGCCCGTAGCGGCGCCGGAGGATCAGATGAGTACCTGCGATGTCGTAGTTGTCGACCCATGCGAGACTGATCATGTCGGTGGCCATGCGAACGTCGAGACCTTTCTCCTCGGTGCCCCGCATGTCAGCGCCACAGGCAGGGCATCGACCTATCGCCTCATGGCGCGTCGGACATTTTGGTGGCGACCGCTTCTTCTGACGGGGGACCATCGAGACGCTCACGCCAAGGAACCCAGCCACGACTCCGGTTGCCCAGCGATGGAGCTCTCGGTCCGTGGATTTGTTGTAGGAGCTGTAGAAGTTCAGCCCCTGGTACTCGTCCCTGGAGGCTGCATCGACCACCTCGACGGCAGCACGCGAAAGAACCGGCCCCAGTCTCGACCAATCCGCCCTGAATCTTGGGTCGCGAGCCCTCATGGAGAGCTCGTAGTTCCAGAAATCCACGAACACTCTTACACGATGGCGCGAGACGTTGGCTGCGACATGAGGCAGGCTCATGCCGAGTAGCCTGATGCAAACAGGGGCGCTGATGGTTGATCAGCGCCCCTGGGGTCGAAATTGTCGGTCCCCGTAATCCCTCTCTGGGCGGTGGACCGACGGGTCATCGGCTGAAGGCACGATACGACGTCGCTTGCCGGGGTGCAAATCGGCCGCTCCATGGCCCGCGAGAGCGGAGCCGTGACCCGAGATGGTGTGTTCACGCTGGATCCTCACATGCTGGTTGCAGGGGTAGCGGCTCCGGCACCGGGAAGCGTGCCTTCGGAGCCCGACCGGCTGTAACACGAGGATCCGCCGGAGTCTCAACCGCCCATCATCAGTGTCTTGCGGCGCCGACCGGACCATGGAGATCGGGCATTCTTCAGGATCTCCACGCGCGACGCCCTGACGGTGCAGATGGCCGCGCCCATCGAGGGCCGCGTGCTTCTGGCTCATGGCGACGCGGGCGTGGTCTTCGAAGGACACCGGGGGGAGGCGCGTCGTGGGGACCGTCGTCGACTCGTTTGGCGTCGGACTGCCGAACGCCCGTGCCTACGTGCAGGGATCCGGCACGGAGACGGAAACGGACGGCGAAGGACGATAGATGTGTATTCGTGGGGGGAAGAGCTAACGAGGTGTAGTGCTGAGTCGGTCAAGCCGGCATCAGGCGCTCGCCCTTGGGTTCCGGTACGGGCCGTCCCAACTCCCGTGCCCGGTCGATCCAGAACTGCATCGCATCCTTGATGTTGCTCAAGGCGCTCTCGTGATCGTCTCCGTGCGCCATGCACCCGGGCAACTCGGGCGCCTCGGCGACGAAAGCCTGACCTTCGTCGCTCCAGTAGAGAATGATCGCGTACTTGTACATCAGTCGTCCGCTCCCAACTTGTACTTGAGGATCAGCTGCCGAACCTGCCTAACCCCGCCTGTAGCACAAGGGTCCGCCGGAGTCTCAACCGTCCATCATCAGCGTCCGCGGCGCCGACCGGACCATGGCCGATCCGCGCCCATGGTTTCGAACGGGCCTGGGGAGTCCAGCTTCAGGGTTGGGTTGTACCGGCTGCGGGCATAGCATCCCCGGCATGGGGAGATCGCACGCTGACCCGAGGCTCACACGAGAGGCGTAGGCACCGTGCCCGCCGACCGCGGCAGGGTCCGGCTGACGATCGCGACGGTCGCGCTGGTCGTGCTCCAGAGTGCGGTTGCGTCGGCCGTGCAGGGCCAGGTGGTGCGTGGCAGGCTCGTTGACGATGGGGACAGCGCGGCCATTGCGGGGGCGATGATCACCCTGGTGGGCCGGGACGGCCGCGGCGTCGCGCGGATGCTTACGCGGAGCGGTACGGGTGTGTTCGAGTTGCGGGTCCCCGCCCCCGGCGAATACCGGTTGCGCGCCGAGCGGATCGGGTATGGGACCACGCACTCGGCATTCTTCAGGATCTCCACCCGCGACACCCTGACGGTGCAGATGGCCGCGCCCATCGAGGCGATTTCGCTGGCGGAAATCAGCGTGTCCGTCCGTCCCCAGTGCCATCTGCGCCCCGAGGAGGGGCTGGCCGTCGCCAGAGTCTGGGACGAGGCGCGCAAGGCGCTCGCGGCGGCGAGCTGGACGCAGGAGCGAGGCCTCTACCGGTACGAGATGCTGGGCATCAAGCGGTTTCTCGACCAGGACGGACGCAGGGTGGAGGCCGAGGATCGAGCCTATGGGCAGGCCCTCGTGCCCGTACCGTACGTCGCCCGTTCAGCCGACTCTCTCGTGCACGGAGGATTCGCGAGGTTCTCGGCCGAGGCGTCGGATTTCTGGGGTCCCGACGCCGGCGTTCTTCTCTCCGATCCGTTTCTCGACACCCACTGCCTGCGGATCCGGTCCGGAGTCAGCGGACTCGTCGGGTTGGAGTTCGAGCCCCTGCCGGACCGGAACGTGGCGGACATCGCGGGAACGATGTGGCTCGATGCGGCGACCGCGGAACTCCAGCGGGTGGACTACCGCTACGTGAACCTCCCCGTGCCCGAGTGGCTGATGGATGCGTCTCCCGGCGGCACCGTGAGCTTTCGCGGCCTCCCGGACGGCACCTGGATCGTCACCTCGTGGAACATCCGGATGTTCACGGCGGGCGAGGCCGAGCACCCGCTCACGGGCCAGCCCACGGCCACCCTGGAGGGCGTCGCCATCACGCACGGCGAAGTGCTTCGGGCGCATGGCGACGCGGGCGTGGTCTTTGAAGGACACCGGGGGAGGCGCGTCGCGGGGACCGTCGTCGACTCGCTCGGCGTCGGACTGCCAAACGCGCGCGTCTACGTGCGGGGATCCGGCACGGAGACGGAAACCGATGCCGAAGGCCGATTCGAGCTGGACCGCCTGGGCGCCGGCACCTACGCGCTCCAATTCACGCATCCGTACCTGGAGCCGCTGTGGTACGAATCCGAGCCCGTCGAGGTGGAAATGGGACCGGACGTCGACAGCCGGGTCGAGGTCCGGTTCGAAGCGCCCCCGCTGAGCGATGTCCTCTCCGCGGTCTGCGGTCGAAATGGCCCACCCGGCGTTCCCATGGTCTCCGCCGCCGGCACCGCAGTCTGGCAAACGGGCATCCTCACCGGGACGGTGACGGACACGGACGGAAACCCGATCGAGGACGCGACGCTTCACCTGCTGACGAGGGCATACGACCCCCGCCACTTCGCCAGGGTCCGGGATCCGCGCACCATCAACCTCGAGGAACAGCGCAGCCGCTGGACGGAAAAAAGCAGCTCGACCGGCTTCTACCGAGTGTGCTGGCTGCCCTCCGGCGTCCCGATTGAGCTGGTGGTGCTCGGCAGCGACGAAGACGTGGACCGGGACGCGCTCGAAGCTGCGCTGAGCCTCGCCGACGTGTTTCCGGGTCGCGTTACGACCCTGACCATCGACCCCACGTCGCCGCAAAGGGCGCTGAACCTGCGCCTGGAGGTTGGGGGCCGCGACGACCCACACTAAGCGAACCCACCTTTAACCAAGAGCCCCGAGGACCAAACGGCCTCGGGGCTCTTATCTCAGCGCCTTGCTGCGCCCGAAGGTTCTGTGCAGTAGAGGACGACCTGAGACGTATGCGCGAAGTATCGTCAGATCCCACCCAAAACGCAACTTGTGGAGTTGTCATGCTATCCATCGGAAGCCTTCGAAGTGCGCTCTCGGCGGAGCGGCTGAGCGCCTACGCCCTGCCTGACGACATCGACGAAGTCGACAGCGTGGCGAGATACCTGTGGAACCTGGCGCTGTGCAGCGCCCTCCAACCGGCGCTTCATACCCTTGAGATTACCGTCCGGAACCACCTCTTAAGGATTTCCGGAAGGATCGTGGATCAGGCGACGCTCCGTTTTGATAAGGTCCCGTGTTGGCTCGACGCCCAACCCTCGCTGCTTGCCAACCGCGAGCGTCAGGCCGTCGAGACGGCGAAGAGTACGATCGCGAGCCGGAGCCGTCCGATGACCGAAGGCCGGCTTGTCTCCGCTCTGGGGTTTGGTTTCTGGGTGAGCCTGTGCAAGAAGCCATATGACCAAGGGCGTGCCGGCCGGTCCAGCCTCTGGCCCGAACTGGCAACGAGGGGATTCCCGCATCTACCCAAAGCCCAGCGCACACGCAGCCAGATCTTCCACGCCTTGGATCCGCTCCGCGACCTGCGTAACCGCGTTTCTCACCATGAGTCCGTTTGGGACCGGAAGCTCAACCGAAGTCATCAGGACATCCTCGAGACCATTGGCTGGATCAACCTCGACCTGGCGACGACCCTGCGGGCACACTCGCCGCTGCCTGAAGTGCTCGAGAGGGGCGTAGCCGGCTTCCGTGCTCAGGCTGAAGCAATCATCAAGTGATGTCGGCCCGGCGCCACCTCGGCCGGTCACCGGTTGGCGGGACCGGCGATCTGCCGCTCGACCACGTCGAGGGATTCGTTGAGGAGAGTGGCCGCCCGGATCGGCGAGATCAGCTCTTCGCCGACCGCGCGGCAGACAAGGCTCCTGAAGCGCTGGGGCTTCTCGAACGCCGCGAATCCTTCGTTGCCCTCGAGGGGTTCCGGTTCAGTCTTCCGCCAGGAGCGGGCGAAGGTTCGAAATGCGCGTCGGACCGCGGCAGGGGTCAGAGCGCCGACCTGGCCGAGACGTACGAGCATGGCGGCCGCCGACACCCCGTACGTGTGTTTGAGGCGGATGATCTCACAGTAAGTGATCCGGCGACGTCCCTCACCGGCTCTCTCACGGAGATGCCGACCCGGGACGAGGAAGGCGACCGCGAAGCGGTTCATCGCAGCTTCCAGCTTGATGGCTGGGTTGCCGGTGGCACGGATCATCCTGTGCGCGAGGTCGTGGGCCAGGGTGAGGCGTTTCCGCTCGACGTTGGCCCGACTCGATACGAGGACGGCGTCGGCGACCGGCTTGCCCCCTCGCAGGACCTGGCAGGCCAAGCCGCTGATGCGCGCCGGGAGATCGTCTTCGATCACCTTGATCCCTTTCTCATCGAGGAGGCCGCACAGGTTGGGCACGGGATCGAGGCCGAGGTCCCACGCGTTGCGGAGTTCGTCGGCCATGCCGTCGATCTCTTCGGCCTCGGCAACGCTGCCACAACGACGGCCTTCAAAACGATCGCTCGCAGGCGGAATGCCGAGGATCTCCTCGATGGTCAGGTATCGCTCGAGGTTGTCGATCAGCACGGCTTCGGCTCTGGCGCGATCCCGGGCGGAGGTGCCGGAGTGCTTCCGGAACTCAAGGCCGTCGAGGATCTCAACCTGGGAACTCATGAGGAAGTCCACCGAGACGTCGAGGGCCTTCGCGAGACCGACCAGGACCGCCGAACGGGGCATCATCTTCCCGGTCTCGTACTTGCTGATGGCCTGAGCGGTGATCCTCGGATCCATCCGCTCGGCCAGCGCGCGCATGGAAAGGCCGGCGCGTTTGCGGGCGAGCCGTAGCCGTCGTCCAAACATGCCGTTCTCTCCTTTCGTTCGCGTAAACGACGGTTGACAAATGGCGTAAATTGTGACAATACGTCAACCGATGGAACGATGGTCCTCGGAGAGGATGCGACGCAGGACCTCGGGAAGGGCACGATGCAGATACCCATCGCCGTGATATAATAGGGTCACCCGAATCGCTACGTCGCCGAGCGACGCGATTTCCGCCAGCCGAACCGGAGGCTTCCATGGCCAGTGCCGAGCAGCTCAAGGCGTTGCTGAGGTCGCATCTGGAAGGCGACGACGACCGATTCATCTCGGTCGCCATGCAGGTTGCCGCCCACGAAGCGAAGGTTGGGCACGGCAAACTGGCCACCGAACTCCGCGACATTATCGACAAGGCCAAGAGCCGACGTGGGGCTGGATCCCCGGTGCCGATCGGTCGACCGCGCGGCGAACTGGCCAACCTGCTCGAAGCTTCGTTCCCCAAGGCACGGTTGGGGGACATGATCCTCGGGAAGGCCCTGGCGAGTCGCATCGACCGAATCATTCGTGAGCAGCGCCACGCCAGCCAGATCCTGGATCACGGCCTCTCGCCGAGGCGCAAGCTCCTGCTCGTGGGCCCTCCGGGTACCGGGAAGACGCTTTCCGCATCCGTCCTGGCGGGAGAACTCGGTCTCCCCCTGCTCCAGGTTCGGCTTGACGGCCTGATCACCAGGTTCATGGGAGAGACCGCGGCCAAGCTGCGGCAGATCTTCGACGCCACCGGCCAGACACGAGGCGTTTACTTCTTTGACGAGTTCGACGCCATCGGCTCGGAACGCGGGATCGCCAACGACGTGGGCGAGATCCGGCGGGTGCTGAACAGCTTCCTCCAAATGATCGAGCAGGACGACTCGCACAGCATCGTGATGGCCGCGACCAATCATCCGAGCGTACTCGACCAGGCGCTCTTCCGCCGCTTTGACGACATCCTTCACTTCGAGATGCCGGACGAGGACCAAATCGCCGAGCTGTTGAAGACGCGGGTTGGTCCGCGCGCTTCGCAGGACATCACGTGGGGCGACCTCGCGTGGCGGGCAGTGGGCCTGAGCTTCGCGGACGTGGCGCGGGTGGCAAACGACGTTCTCAAGGACGCACTCGTCGGGCAGCGGCAGCAGATCCAGGCGGAGGAGATTCGGGCGGTGATCGACGAGCGCAAAGCGGTCGCCATTCTCCCCGACCCGAAGGAGTAGCACCCGTGACAATGCTCAACACGCCGGACATGACCTTCGTTCCGTCGTCCGTTCAGAAGTCATCCGAGGATGACGGCTGGTGCGTCAAACTCGTGGCGTCCCCGGAGGGCGAGGGCACGGCCTCGATGCTGAGCCTCGAGGGGCTGACCAGGGAGCAGGCCGGCCAGTTCTTCCCCGCCCGGAACTACCGGGTGTGGGTGGAGCCGGCCGCGGAGCAGCGTTTCTGATCCGGAGCGAGCAAGCCACCGGATCCCGGATCCGGGAATCCGCAATCCGAGACCCGGAGGTGCGGCCGGCGCTCCAGAGGTATCTGCAACTCGTCCCCGGGTGGTGGGGCGTGCTCCTGGTTCGTGCCGGCGCCGGGGGCATCGCGATTGATCCGATTCGCCCCGCCGCCAGGAATCCCGACCAGGATCCGCGTGCGTTGGTCGAGTTGCTTTGGCGCGACGAGGCGCTGGAGTTGCTCACGCACCACAACGCAGCGGCAGGTGTACGAAGCAAGCCGAGACCAGCGGTGTGGGACCGTGTATGCGAAGTCCTCGATCCGTCCGAGATTCAGGCCGCCGTCCGATGCCGCCTCAAGACCCGGAGAGCGCGCGCAACGCCCGCGTGACTTCGGTGATGTGACACCCTGTGG contains:
- a CDS encoding type II toxin-antitoxin system HicB family antitoxin; this translates as MYKYAIILYWSDEGQAFVAEAPELPGCMAHGDDHESALSNIKDAMQFWIDRARELGRPVPEPKGERLMPA
- a CDS encoding carboxypeptidase regulatory-like domain-containing protein, whose product is MPADRGRVRLTIATVALVVLQSAVASAVQGQVVRGRLVDDGDSAAIAGAMITLVGRDGRGVARMLTRSGTGVFELRVPAPGEYRLRAERIGYGTTHSAFFRISTRDTLTVQMAAPIEAISLAEISVSVRPQCHLRPEEGLAVARVWDEARKALAAASWTQERGLYRYEMLGIKRFLDQDGRRVEAEDRAYGQALVPVPYVARSADSLVHGGFARFSAEASDFWGPDAGVLLSDPFLDTHCLRIRSGVSGLVGLEFEPLPDRNVADIAGTMWLDAATAELQRVDYRYVNLPVPEWLMDASPGGTVSFRGLPDGTWIVTSWNIRMFTAGEAEHPLTGQPTATLEGVAITHGEVLRAHGDAGVVFEGHRGRRVAGTVVDSLGVGLPNARVYVRGSGTETETDAEGRFELDRLGAGTYALQFTHPYLEPLWYESEPVEVEMGPDVDSRVEVRFEAPPLSDVLSAVCGRNGPPGVPMVSAAGTAVWQTGILTGTVTDTDGNPIEDATLHLLTRAYDPRHFARVRDPRTINLEEQRSRWTEKSSSTGFYRVCWLPSGVPIELVVLGSDEDVDRDALEAALSLADVFPGRVTTLTIDPTSPQRALNLRLEVGGRDDPH
- a CDS encoding XRE family transcriptional regulator, translated to MFGRRLRLARKRAGLSMRALAERMDPRITAQAISKYETGKMMPRSAVLVGLAKALDVSVDFLMSSQVEILDGLEFRKHSGTSARDRARAEAVLIDNLERYLTIEEILGIPPASDRFEGRRCGSVAEAEEIDGMADELRNAWDLGLDPVPNLCGLLDEKGIKVIEDDLPARISGLACQVLRGGKPVADAVLVSSRANVERKRLTLAHDLAHRMIRATGNPAIKLEAAMNRFAVAFLVPGRHLRERAGEGRRRITYCEIIRLKHTYGVSAAAMLVRLGQVGALTPAAVRRAFRTFARSWRKTEPEPLEGNEGFAAFEKPQRFRSLVCRAVGEELISPIRAATLLNESLDVVERQIAGPANR
- a CDS encoding ATP-binding protein; protein product: MASAEQLKALLRSHLEGDDDRFISVAMQVAAHEAKVGHGKLATELRDIIDKAKSRRGAGSPVPIGRPRGELANLLEASFPKARLGDMILGKALASRIDRIIREQRHASQILDHGLSPRRKLLLVGPPGTGKTLSASVLAGELGLPLLQVRLDGLITRFMGETAAKLRQIFDATGQTRGVYFFDEFDAIGSERGIANDVGEIRRVLNSFLQMIEQDDSHSIVMAATNHPSVLDQALFRRFDDILHFEMPDEDQIAELLKTRVGPRASQDITWGDLAWRAVGLSFADVARVANDVLKDALVGQRQQIQAEEIRAVIDERKAVAILPDPKE